A segment of the Staphylococcus ratti genome:
TACTTTATATTAAATGATAAAATCGTTTTTTTAGGATCGAATATTAAAAATACTGATACCTCTAAAAAAGCGCTGACAACTGTTGAAAATCGTAAAGCAAAAGATTATAAATTATATAAAGATGACAGTGAAACTACAAATGCCACTGATGAAGAAACACAATCTGTCTTTTTAGAAGCAAATGAGCAAAATAAGAATATCGGTTATCACTTTTTAAACAAACCTAAGCTGACTGTCACTAAAGCGACGCATACAGGTAAGTGGAAAGATATTAATAGTAGTCAAAAAGATGCTGAAAAGAGTGATGAATATTACGAAGTAGTACAATCCCATGCAACGGATGATAAATATGCATATGTGTTATACCCTGGATTATCTCGTGATGACTTTAAAAATAAGAAAGATAAAGTTACACTTGTAAAGCATGAAGATCAATTTCACGTTGTCAAAGACAATAATAATGTTTGGGCAGGTGTAAACTATGGCGCGCACACGCAAACTTTTGAAATAGATGGTGTTAAAGTCGAAGTGAAAGCGAAAGGGATGTTTGTCATTAAAAAGAAAGACGACAACACTTATGAAGGTAGTTTTCATAATCCAGAAGATACAAATTCAGTGAGAGATATTCAGTCGAAAATTTCAATGGATGGACATACCATTTCGCCAAAGAACAGTTCAGAGCATACGAATGTTCAATTTGAATTGAAAAAATAGATAAATAGAGCCACACTAACTTAAAATATTAAAAGTAACGGTGAAGCAATGCGATGATGCTAGATTGCTTTACCGTTATTTTTATAGTGGCATATAGGGAATTTTAACTACGTTTTAAAGTTGCGGAATGACTGGTCGTGACTCTTTTCTAGTTATTTCCAAGTTTCTTCTGGAAGCTTGCAATCGCGTTTTCTCGAATGTGAGACAAAAGGATTCCCTTTAACAGTAAATCTTAAAGGCGCTTGCGTCCATGTTCCTTTATTTGGAATACCAATACGTGGACTTTCGACAATGTCTCTTGGAAATTTACGATTTTTTGTATCGATTTTTAGCCTCCCTTCATTGATACGGGAGCCATCAATCGCGCGCGGAACTTGCATTGCAGTGGTCCATTTGCCAGGGCCACTTGTCAATTCAAAACCTGCTTTCCCACGATTTTGAATCATTGCTTCAATACCTTCTTCAGGTTGTATGGCACGAATTAAAACACCTTCTGGAACCCCTTGTTGTTGGGTGACAATGTTGATTAATAAATGGCGGTGCATTATATGTCCATAAATGGTTCCACCCAACTGATACAAAGAAGTCACTTTATGTGTTTGTTTACCTTGATAACCATGTGCAGCTTTATCTTTAAATCCTAAATAAGCTTCTGTTTCAACAATATATCCAGAAAACAATGTTTGATGTCCTTCGTAAATGAGCTTAACACCTAATAAATCTTTGGCAATTTCAACTGTAGGTCGATGAATAAAGTCCATATTTAATTCTGCCTCCAATATTGGTTTGATATTAGTGTAACGAAAAGCACAACCATCGTAAAAGAAGTTGTCCTTCGAATGTGAAAATGATAAACACTATAGAAGTAAAGGAACGATTTATTTAATACTTGATTAAAATAAGTTATTTTTGAATTTATTCGTATTATACGGAGATTGATATTTTATTCTTTGTAAAAGTTTACTATACTTGTATTAAGGCTTTAAATATATTGCAAAGGAAAAGGAGTGTTTTGAATCATGATGGAAAGGAAGCCAGTGGGGTTTGTAGAAGCATTTAAATTGTTTTGGCTTAATTATGTGAATTTTAAAGGTCGTAGCCGACGTAGTGAATTTTGGTGGGCGATGTTATGGCAAGCTATAATTAATAGTCTGCTCGTATTTTTTGGATTTATATTACTTGTCGCATCACCAATTTTTGGTTTATTGGTAATGCTCGTGTATGTTCTTTTTGCTATAGCATGTCTTATTCCTAATTTAGCATTAAGC
Coding sequences within it:
- a CDS encoding DNA-3-methyladenine glycosylase, with protein sequence MDFIHRPTVEIAKDLLGVKLIYEGHQTLFSGYIVETEAYLGFKDKAAHGYQGKQTHKVTSLYQLGGTIYGHIMHRHLLINIVTQQQGVPEGVLIRAIQPEEGIEAMIQNRGKAGFELTSGPGKWTTAMQVPRAIDGSRINEGRLKIDTKNRKFPRDIVESPRIGIPNKGTWTQAPLRFTVKGNPFVSHSRKRDCKLPEETWK